The stretch of DNA GCGCGAAGCTGAAATCCGCAGGCAAGCTCAAGCGCTGGCAGCAGCAGTGGGGGGACGGATTCAGAACGATCCACACATCATCCTTGAGGTGACCCAAATGGTGGAAAGCCCACATGCGCTGCGCGGTGAATTTGACCGTGAATTTTTAGAAACCTTACCGCCCGAAGTTTTGACCACTGTGATGAAGAAGCATCAGCGGTATATCGTGGTGGAAGATGACCAGGGAGACCTGATGCCCTATTTTATTGCTGTCAGCAATGGCATTCAGGAGGACCCCGCTGTGGTTGCCGATGGCAATCAACAGGTGATCCTGGCGCGCTTTGTCGATGCCCAGTTTTTCATCCGAAAGGATCTTGAGCAACCGCTGGAATCCTTTGTAAAACGGTTGACCACCCTCACTTTCCAGGAGCAACTGGGTTCGTTTTACGATAAAACCCAGCGTTTGATCAAACTGGCGAATTTGGTGGGAGAGCGGCTTGGTCTGACCGAATTAGAAATGAAGACCACCCTGCGGGCAGCCTTGCTATCCAAAGCGGACCTGGCGACGGATATGGTGGTTGAGATGACCTCCCTGCAGGGCGTGATGGGCAGGTATTACGCGTTGCACAGCGATGAAAACCCGGCTGTGGCTGAGGCGATCTTTGAACACTACCTGCCCCGCTTTGACGATGATTTACAGCCCAAAACCATGCCGGGCCTGGTGATTGGATTGGCAGACCGGTTGGATACGCTGATGGGCTTGTTTGCGGTTAATCTACCACCCTCCGGGACGAAAGACCCCTTCGCTCAACGACGGGCAGCGCTGGGCATTTGTCAGAATTTGATCGCCTGGCAGTCCCCGTTTGACCTGCGCTGGGGGCTGGAAGCGGCAGCCAACGAGCTGCCGGTTCCCGTAGCTGAAGAGGATGTAGACGCCTGTTTGGATTTTGTCCAGCGGCGGTTGCAGGTGATGCTGCTGGAGATGGGTCACCCTCACGATGTGGTCGATGCGGTACTGGCGGAAAAGGGCACAGACCCCTACGCAACCCTGCAGGGCGTGAAGGAACTCAGCGTTTGGGTTACGCGCGAAGATTGGATGACCATCCTGCCGGCGTTCAGCCGCTGTGTGCGCATCATCCGCAGCCTTGATGAAACCTACCAGGTCGATCCATCTCGCTTTGAAACACAAGCTGAGCGCTCACTGTTTGCCGAGCTCAACCGGGCAGAAGCAAGCTTGCAGGGCTCCGATTCGGTGGATGCTTTCCTGGGTGCTATCACGGTTATGGTGCCTACCATCAACCGCTTCTTTGACGAAGTGCTGGTGATGGCGGAGGATGTGACCGTGCGTCAGAACCGATTGGCGCTGATGCAGCGCATTGCTGGTCTGGCTAAAGGCATCGCAAATCTCAGCTACCTGGAAGGGTTTTAAAGACAAGCAGGGTGATGCGATCAGCAGGCTGGTCGTGACTTGAAGGCGAAATCTGGCAAGAAGGGCGGATTAGCATTTCTCAGCCATCCTTTGTTGTGATGTTTTTCGCATAGTTTAATAAAGAACAAGCCCACGATCACCCTCCCTGATTCCTGCCCCCCATATCCCACCACCTGCAGAAAATAATTTATATTTTCGCTTTTCAACACTCTAACCGTATTTGGGCAGGACGTTGTATAATTCAATTGATAAGATTGGAGGCTTGTATGGAAATTAACTGGCACGGACATTCTTGCTTCAGAATCACTGAGCGCGGCATGGCATCGGTGGTAACAGACCCTTACGATCCGGCTGTTGTTGGGATTGACCCCGGTAAGTTGCGTGCAGATGTGGTGACCGTCAGTTGTGATCACCCAGCACATAATCACCTCAACGCAATCCGTGGCAAGGCTTTTGAAATCACCGGACCTGGTGAATATGAAATTGGCGGTGTGTTCATCACCGGCGTGCAGATCAATGGCAAAGGCAGGAAAACTGCGGCTGATGTCGTTCGTAATACGGTGTATGTGATCGATTATAACGGTCTGACCGTCGCCCATCTCGGTGAGTTGAACAGCGTGCCCAGCCAGACAGAGGTTGAAGGCTTGGGTGAGGTGAAAATTGCCCTGGTGCCGATTGGAGGGGGTGCCAGCCTGAATGCAGCTCAAGCTGCCGAGGTGATCCGATTGCTTGAACCGGGCATCGCGATCCCCATGCATTACGGGATGAGCAAATCCTTAATCAAACTGGATCCGCTTTCCAAATTCCTCAAGGAAATGGGTTTGACCTCTATCGAAACTGAAGAGTCGATTAAACTCCAGAGTAGCGCTTCCTTGCCAGAGGAAGTGCGGGTCGTGGTGCTTGATTTAAGCCTTTAATCAGGCAACCTATGCTTTAAAAGGAATGAACTATGAACGTCAAAGTCATCATGTCCTGGGATATCAAAGAAGGTCAGGAACAGGAGTATTTTGAGTTTGTTGTGCGCCATTTTATGCCTGGCGTCCAAAAAATGGGCATGGCGATCAGTGATGCGTGGGTGACCATCTACGGTGATCATCCTCAAATTTTGGTCAGTGCAGTGGTACCCGGATTGCAAAAAGCACAGCATATTATCCATTCTGAAGACTGGGAAAGATTGAATAATAATTTACTGGTTTTTGTCGAGAATTACCAGCTTAAAATGGCGCCTTTAGAAGGTGGATTTCAATTTTAATGGAGTTTGTGCAGCAGTTATTGGAATGGTATGGTAAAAACGCCAGGGAATTACCCTGGCGTTCTGATACATCTGCCTATAAGACCTGGATTTCTGAAATTATGCTGCAGCAAACCCAGGTTGAGATGGTGATCCCGTATTTTAACCGTTGGATGGACCAATTCCCGGATATCTACGCCCTGGCATCTGCTGATGAGCAGGCGGTATTGTCAGCCTGGGAAGGTTTGGGTTATTACAGCCGGGCGCGTAACCTGCACCGGGCTGCGCAATACGTCGTGCAGACCTTCGGTGGTCAGTTGCCCCGCAGCAGTGAGTTGCTAAAAAGCCTGCCCGGTATCGGGGATTACACGGCAGGCGCGATCGCTTCGATCGCCTTTGGAGAAGACGTGCCGGCTGTTGACGGCAATGTTCGGCGGGTGCTGGCGCGATATTTTGACGTCAGCCTGCCAGCACGCAGCCACG from Brevefilum fermentans encodes:
- a CDS encoding MBL fold metallo-hydrolase, yielding MEINWHGHSCFRITERGMASVVTDPYDPAVVGIDPGKLRADVVTVSCDHPAHNHLNAIRGKAFEITGPGEYEIGGVFITGVQINGKGRKTAADVVRNTVYVIDYNGLTVAHLGELNSVPSQTEVEGLGEVKIALVPIGGGASLNAAQAAEVIRLLEPGIAIPMHYGMSKSLIKLDPLSKFLKEMGLTSIETEESIKLQSSASLPEEVRVVVLDLSL